In Pedobacter sp. MC2016-14, the following proteins share a genomic window:
- a CDS encoding PKD-like family lipoprotein, whose product MKIYQYTLVLLSLFCSFSCKKDDGNYDYQDINELKISGVNTTYTLLRDIDTLRINPNILASLDESDPSRYQYRWILRNGSVFTDTIGRSRNLEYPVHLEPVPHDLYYRVLDKKTGVVWVANSKLTIGTAFSRGLLLMGEDEQGYAEAEMLSMLSDTLHLKHILSDSGLPRLRQPLSFLHTGGDAAYMRLWAFTGDGSYYFDRITMKATTGNNFSRLLYMSESIPAETLHPIAVAPQIRNAAGQVGSTLYRAMLTKGGDIFTTFLIINGGDFYNNPINRVSVQGERLPAAPYLLYSTLNMTSLMWYDTKNQRFMNYSSFGLSTPSVALADAAGAKFSWNQAATGRQLVYAENTRNTDGGSTNGNSFAIMKDGANVHHIYKFYASGAAPVTRDAYTVLPIAVDFDKANFYAFSSNRTVIIYAVGSNLYAYDYNPGNERFYRLTVTDNDQITMLKFDTQIDPISNSIYIATYNTAKKGTLRRFALGTNPNTVELILQENSTWTDLLKVKDFNWRAVN is encoded by the coding sequence ATGAAAATCTATCAATATACTTTAGTTTTGCTGAGCCTCTTCTGCAGCTTTTCCTGCAAAAAAGATGACGGAAACTATGATTATCAGGATATCAATGAATTAAAGATATCTGGTGTAAATACAACCTATACCCTATTGCGTGATATTGACACCTTACGCATCAATCCGAACATTTTAGCAAGCCTGGATGAGTCGGATCCTTCACGCTACCAGTACCGTTGGATTTTGCGCAATGGAAGTGTTTTTACCGACACCATTGGCCGAAGCCGGAACCTGGAATACCCGGTTCATCTGGAACCTGTTCCCCATGACTTATATTATCGTGTACTGGACAAGAAAACAGGTGTAGTATGGGTTGCCAATTCAAAACTGACAATTGGTACCGCTTTTTCACGCGGTCTTTTATTAATGGGTGAAGATGAACAGGGGTACGCAGAAGCAGAAATGCTGTCTATGCTGAGTGATACCCTCCACCTGAAACATATTTTATCAGACAGCGGATTGCCACGATTGCGTCAACCCCTGAGTTTTCTGCATACCGGTGGAGACGCGGCTTACATGAGGCTATGGGCATTTACCGGTGATGGATCGTATTATTTTGACCGCATTACCATGAAGGCAACTACAGGCAATAATTTTAGCAGACTCTTATACATGTCTGAATCCATCCCTGCTGAAACTTTACATCCCATTGCCGTAGCGCCACAAATACGTAATGCTGCCGGGCAGGTAGGGAGCACGCTTTATCGTGCGATGTTAACTAAAGGTGGTGACATCTTCACTACTTTCCTGATCATTAACGGAGGAGACTTTTATAACAATCCTATAAACAGGGTCTCAGTGCAGGGAGAACGCCTGCCAGCGGCACCATATTTATTGTATTCAACACTTAACATGACTTCCCTGATGTGGTATGATACAAAGAACCAGCGTTTTATGAATTATAGCAGTTTTGGTTTGTCTACGCCATCTGTTGCACTTGCAGATGCCGCGGGCGCCAAATTCTCCTGGAATCAGGCTGCTACAGGAAGACAACTGGTTTATGCAGAGAACACACGGAATACAGATGGTGGTTCTACCAATGGCAATTCTTTCGCGATTATGAAAGATGGTGCCAATGTACACCATATTTATAAATTTTACGCCAGTGGCGCAGCACCAGTTACACGTGATGCCTATACGGTATTACCCATTGCGGTTGATTTCGATAAAGCTAATTTCTATGCTTTCTCTTCTAACCGAACAGTGATCATTTATGCTGTAGGCAGCAACCTTTACGCTTATGATTACAATCCGGGGAATGAAAGGTTTTATCGCCTCACGGTTACAGACAACGATCAAATTACCATGCTCAAGTTTGATACGCAAATTGACCCCATATCCAATAGCATCTATATAGCAACCTACAATACTGCCAAAAAAGGAACTTTACGCAGGTTTGCTTTGGGCACCAATCCCAATACCGTAGAGCTGATTTTACAAGAGAATAGCACCTGGACTGACCTGTTGAAAGTGAAAGACTTTAACTGGCGCGCTGTCAACTAA
- a CDS encoding SPFH domain-containing protein produces MGLGDFLKRQLSTVIEWENQQPELLLYKFPVPTSEIKDSSKLLVSPGQGCILVYEGKITSVITEEGLWNLSTDNHPFITSLLKIRTFFESEHKAHVYFYRKAVTVNQAWGTASPVKYMDPEYKLPVELGMYGNYSMQISDPLLLFKDIIGSRDEYTTADAKALILSRLPQALMSHLAQSKLSYLEIDANLEILSAALKEKMNSDFSTLGLSLDDFRIEGTAFDKDTQQRIGKIADITAESRAAGEGGLSYLEIEKLKALRDAARNEGGLAGAGLQLGFGMEMGKVLDEKKEVLTSYSAGTDPVVQLQKLKLLLDEQILTQEEFDAKKKEILSKM; encoded by the coding sequence ATGGGACTAGGTGATTTTTTAAAAAGACAGCTCAGTACAGTTATAGAATGGGAAAATCAGCAGCCAGAACTGCTGCTTTACAAATTTCCTGTTCCTACTTCGGAGATCAAAGATTCGAGCAAGCTACTGGTGAGCCCCGGACAGGGCTGCATTTTGGTATACGAAGGGAAAATCACCTCCGTTATCACCGAAGAGGGTTTATGGAACCTGAGTACAGACAACCATCCGTTTATCACATCCTTATTAAAGATCAGGACCTTTTTTGAAAGTGAGCACAAGGCGCATGTGTATTTTTACCGCAAGGCAGTTACAGTAAACCAAGCCTGGGGCACGGCCTCACCGGTAAAATACATGGATCCTGAATACAAACTCCCGGTAGAGCTGGGCATGTACGGCAATTATTCCATGCAAATTTCAGACCCTTTGCTGCTCTTTAAAGACATTATAGGTTCAAGAGATGAATATACGACTGCAGATGCGAAGGCATTGATCTTATCTCGTCTTCCCCAGGCCTTAATGAGCCATTTAGCACAATCTAAACTTTCTTACCTTGAAATAGATGCGAATTTAGAAATTTTGTCTGCCGCCCTGAAAGAAAAAATGAATTCGGATTTTTCAACGCTCGGCCTAAGCTTAGATGATTTTAGAATTGAGGGTACAGCTTTTGATAAGGATACACAACAGCGTATTGGCAAGATCGCGGACATCACCGCAGAGAGCCGTGCCGCAGGAGAAGGAGGCTTAAGTTACCTGGAAATAGAAAAATTAAAGGCGTTGAGGGATGCTGCCCGAAATGAAGGTGGCCTGGCCGGAGCAGGACTTCAATTGGGATTTGGCATGGAAATGGGGAAAGTTTTGGATGAAAAGAAAGAAGTACTGACCAGTTATAGTGCGGGAACCGACCCGGTGGTTCAGTTGCAAAAGCTCAAACTCTTACTAGACGAACAAATCCTTACCCAGGAGGAGTTTGATGCGAAGAAGAAGGAAATTCTAAGCAAAATGTGA
- a CDS encoding DUF72 domain-containing protein, whose translation MEIKNYYSGTSGLLLPVRNKLSYPEEFKAKSRLCFYSSMMNSIEINSSFYKVPMAATVKKWSAEVPVGFKFTFKLFREITHNKGLAFDPDLLKNFMDVISNAAEKKGCLLVQFPPSVRIGNIKQLAFLMDKLVEFDPERQWNVAMEFRHGSLYQQDVYNLLEEHQIGMVIQDKPPAITPIMETELPFVYLRFHGPGGSYRGSYETELLEEYADYIRNWLDDGKTVYTYFNNTMGEAVSNLFTLQDLLREKSIAE comes from the coding sequence ATGGAAATCAAGAATTACTATTCGGGGACAAGCGGTTTACTGCTCCCTGTAAGGAACAAACTTTCCTATCCGGAGGAATTTAAAGCTAAAAGCAGGTTATGTTTTTATAGTTCCATGATGAACAGTATCGAAATCAACAGTTCATTTTATAAAGTACCTATGGCTGCTACCGTAAAAAAATGGAGTGCCGAAGTACCAGTGGGTTTTAAGTTTACATTTAAACTTTTCAGAGAAATCACCCATAATAAAGGCCTTGCGTTTGATCCAGATTTGTTAAAAAACTTCATGGATGTCATTTCTAATGCGGCTGAAAAGAAAGGTTGCCTGCTCGTCCAGTTTCCGCCAAGTGTAAGGATTGGAAATATAAAACAACTGGCTTTCCTAATGGATAAGCTTGTTGAATTTGATCCGGAAAGGCAATGGAACGTAGCTATGGAATTTCGTCATGGCTCACTTTACCAGCAGGATGTGTACAATTTACTGGAAGAGCATCAAATAGGGATGGTTATTCAGGATAAGCCGCCTGCAATTACACCCATTATGGAGACTGAACTTCCCTTTGTTTATCTTCGTTTTCATGGCCCAGGCGGAAGTTACAGGGGAAGTTACGAAACGGAGTTGTTGGAAGAATATGCAGATTACATCAGGAATTGGCTGGATGATGGCAAAACGGTTTATACCTATTTTAACAATACGATGGGAGAGGCCGTATCAAACCTGTTTACCTTGCAGGATTTGTTAAGGGAAAAAAGCATTGCAGAATAG
- a CDS encoding RagB/SusD family nutrient uptake outer membrane protein: MKSIYKIHLCFLFSLLSLSCSKWVEVKPNDRIGEDQLFADKEGYIKALNGVYVEMANRALYGQEMTAGTLDAMSGNYYTPGTTHVYYERTTFVYTAANTKATFDNAWRKAYELIANCNVILEKCGNAPSETLPEPYYGIVKGEALALRAFFHLDMLRLFGPIYSEENKLKAAIPYMSEAGFGVAPLSNSEQVMQKITADLNAALSLMENTDPIRTDGVRNTNNPAGKNDLYYRQYRLNYYAAKALLARAYLWQGNKANALIQAETLLAEIQAPGKIVFPYVTAANATSGDKPDMLFSTEVMFAVYDINRVQMYNNLFNVNLAVTSKLSFTGADVTATRLTALYDDANDYRRRAWQNLSSGTVTALTNIKYLDIINTPGRYMIPLIRLSEVLLIAAEAQPNLAQGISYLNMVRTSRNSLSLNPADNAALKTAIGNEFRKETMGEGQQFFFYKRNAQTTIPNHAALTGTKTMSLNNYVVPLPDSETSQRN; the protein is encoded by the coding sequence ATGAAATCAATATATAAAATACACCTTTGTTTCCTGTTCAGCCTCCTTTCGCTTTCATGCAGCAAATGGGTAGAAGTAAAACCCAATGACCGCATAGGAGAAGACCAGCTCTTTGCCGATAAGGAAGGCTATATTAAAGCACTTAACGGTGTATATGTAGAAATGGCAAACAGGGCCTTGTACGGACAGGAGATGACCGCCGGCACATTAGATGCGATGTCCGGAAACTATTATACACCCGGTACTACCCATGTCTATTATGAAAGAACTACGTTTGTATACACCGCTGCAAATACCAAAGCAACCTTTGACAATGCCTGGCGCAAAGCTTATGAGTTGATTGCCAACTGCAATGTGATCCTGGAAAAATGCGGAAACGCGCCCAGTGAAACCTTGCCTGAGCCTTATTATGGGATTGTTAAAGGCGAAGCACTTGCCCTTAGGGCATTCTTTCACCTGGATATGCTTAGGTTGTTTGGTCCCATTTATTCTGAAGAAAATAAGCTCAAGGCAGCCATTCCTTATATGTCGGAAGCAGGCTTCGGCGTTGCCCCGCTTTCAAATTCTGAACAGGTGATGCAAAAAATCACAGCAGACTTAAATGCTGCGCTTTCTTTGATGGAAAATACCGATCCCATCCGTACTGATGGGGTAAGGAATACCAATAACCCCGCTGGTAAAAATGACCTTTATTATCGTCAGTACAGACTGAACTATTATGCGGCGAAGGCCCTTTTGGCACGTGCTTACCTCTGGCAGGGCAACAAGGCCAATGCATTGATTCAGGCAGAGACTTTGCTGGCGGAAATACAGGCGCCAGGAAAAATAGTGTTTCCCTATGTAACTGCTGCCAACGCCACGAGCGGCGACAAGCCGGACATGCTTTTTTCTACAGAAGTGATGTTTGCCGTATACGACATTAACCGTGTGCAGATGTACAACAACTTGTTTAATGTAAATCTTGCGGTAACCAGTAAATTGTCCTTTACCGGGGCAGATGTAACGGCTACCCGCTTAACCGCCCTTTACGATGATGCCAATGATTACAGGAGAAGAGCCTGGCAAAATTTGTCATCCGGAACGGTTACAGCGCTCACCAACATAAAATACCTTGATATCATTAACACGCCAGGCAGGTATATGATCCCCCTCATCCGCCTCAGTGAAGTACTGCTCATTGCCGCCGAAGCGCAGCCTAATTTGGCACAGGGAATTAGCTATCTGAATATGGTGCGAACGAGCCGCAATAGCTTAAGCCTGAATCCAGCGGATAATGCTGCATTAAAAACGGCGATTGGCAATGAATTCAGAAAAGAGACCATGGGAGAAGGCCAGCAGTTCTTTTTTTACAAGCGAAATGCCCAGACAACCATTCCCAATCATGCCGCATTAACAGGAACAAAAACAATGTCCTTAAATAATTATGTCGTTCCGCTGCCGGATAGTGAAACTTCACAAAGAAATTAA
- a CDS encoding TlpA disulfide reductase family protein codes for MNLKQIVILGLSILPLASRSQSQNFILEGKVNARQEGKFLKLFYTDAEVKKTDSIAIRQGAFRFAGQISSPTVAKISFGTEDVGDKIDVFLSEGTIRVLAKDSLRYAAISGTKLSLEHEQLAKKLRPEDDRFFGGLITFKNMPEGEEKKAYFTRLMSGFDAYNLSKRTAIHQFATEHPASYVSLYYLDKNSPGRLANYEATYPFYTKLSPELKASPLGKQLGERLLAAKGKMTGQLYKDFVSTTPEGKQLSLKEVIGQNKYTLVDFWASWCGPCRKENPNVVKAFNAFKDKGFTVLSVSLDDDAVKWKTAIEKDGMPWHHVSSLKGWKEPAAALYDIRAIPQNVLIDSRGKVVATNLRSETLYNKVNELLN; via the coding sequence ATGAATTTAAAACAAATCGTTATCCTGGGCTTGTCGATCTTACCCCTGGCAAGCCGCTCACAATCACAAAATTTTATCCTGGAAGGTAAGGTGAATGCCAGGCAAGAAGGCAAATTCCTGAAATTATTTTATACTGATGCAGAGGTAAAAAAAACCGATAGCATCGCAATTCGACAAGGGGCTTTCAGGTTTGCGGGGCAAATCAGTTCGCCAACGGTAGCTAAGATCAGCTTCGGAACAGAAGATGTAGGTGACAAAATCGACGTTTTCTTATCGGAGGGAACAATTCGCGTGCTGGCTAAAGATTCTCTGCGTTATGCCGCTATCAGCGGCACAAAATTGTCTCTGGAGCACGAACAATTGGCAAAGAAGCTGAGACCGGAGGACGATAGGTTCTTTGGCGGACTAATTACCTTTAAGAACATGCCGGAGGGTGAAGAAAAAAAAGCTTACTTTACCCGTTTGATGTCGGGATTTGATGCTTATAATCTTTCGAAGAGAACAGCGATTCACCAGTTTGCGACGGAACATCCTGCATCGTATGTCTCACTGTATTATTTAGATAAAAATTCGCCCGGAAGACTTGCCAATTATGAAGCGACATATCCATTTTACACCAAATTGAGCCCGGAACTTAAAGCAAGTCCCCTGGGAAAGCAACTTGGAGAAAGGCTCCTTGCGGCTAAGGGTAAAATGACGGGACAGCTTTATAAAGATTTCGTTTCCACTACTCCTGAGGGCAAACAGCTCAGCTTGAAGGAAGTAATCGGTCAGAACAAATACACGCTGGTTGATTTTTGGGCGAGCTGGTGCGGCCCTTGCAGAAAGGAAAACCCCAATGTTGTGAAAGCCTTCAATGCATTTAAGGACAAAGGATTTACGGTGTTGAGTGTTTCCCTGGATGATGACGCTGTTAAATGGAAAACCGCGATAGAGAAAGACGGCATGCCCTGGCATCATGTTTCGAGCCTGAAAGGTTGGAAAGAACCAGCTGCAGCACTTTATGACATCCGGGCCATTCCACAAAATGTATTGATAGACAGCCGGGGCAAAGTTGTGGCCACCAACCTTCGAAGTGAAACTTTATACAATAAAGTCAACGAACTTTTAAATTAG
- a CDS encoding DUF4843 domain-containing protein, with the protein MKKLVVVIALSFLTVSLWSCKKEIMGYEGREGVYFAVQDGLSYGSVLNWPFQPFSKVEFIRINKSAVDFSVKVMITGPVKDYPRTFRVEVNPDSTTAILGQHYDAVQQEWTIPAGAVSTNVIVKLKRTPDLELVEKTLGLRLIATPQFELSFPEWDAIPSLAAGTIVPEFDASLHTLRINDIMVQPAVWSGSIQPVNRESGLLGVFSKEKMAFLEQYTGVKYEDFASTATMPSARMNLVYKDGEKVLIERYNAGNPVLEKDGRLMWMGSVPWTSYIGVPYVPAP; encoded by the coding sequence ATGAAAAAATTAGTAGTAGTTATCGCCCTTTCCTTCTTAACAGTTAGCTTATGGAGCTGCAAAAAAGAAATAATGGGATATGAAGGCCGCGAAGGGGTATACTTTGCGGTACAAGATGGCCTGTCATATGGATCTGTGCTGAACTGGCCTTTCCAACCTTTTAGTAAAGTAGAGTTTATACGCATCAACAAAAGCGCAGTTGATTTTTCCGTGAAAGTGATGATCACAGGTCCGGTAAAAGATTACCCCAGGACATTTCGGGTGGAAGTTAATCCGGATTCGACCACGGCAATTTTAGGGCAGCATTATGATGCTGTGCAGCAAGAGTGGACCATTCCGGCCGGCGCTGTATCTACCAATGTGATCGTTAAATTAAAACGTACGCCTGATTTGGAACTGGTGGAAAAAACCCTTGGTCTCAGGCTAATCGCAACACCACAGTTCGAGTTGTCTTTTCCGGAATGGGATGCGATCCCTTCATTAGCTGCAGGAACTATTGTACCTGAATTTGATGCGAGCCTGCATACCTTGAGGATCAATGACATTATGGTGCAGCCTGCGGTATGGTCGGGTTCCATTCAGCCCGTAAACCGGGAATCAGGCCTTTTAGGTGTTTTCAGCAAGGAAAAAATGGCCTTTTTGGAGCAGTATACGGGTGTAAAATACGAAGACTTTGCCAGTACCGCCACCATGCCTAGTGCCCGAATGAATCTGGTCTACAAGGATGGAGAAAAAGTGCTGATTGAACGTTACAATGCGGGAAATCCTGTACTCGAAAAAGATGGGCGTTTGATGTGGATGGGTTCCGTACCATGGACTTCTTACATCGGCGTACCATATGTTCCTGCTCCTTAA
- a CDS encoding YgcG family protein: MQKATYLFFLLAFTLLFSCRQAPKPADYLSAIPDPKTLNESYVSNPDSLLTPATVAALNGKLATLDDEGIAHIDVVFVKTIGENVPKVFAHELFNTWKIGDKEKDNGLLILMVEDQRRMEFETGYGLEGVLPDVTCFQIQQQYMVPHAKNGDYNRAITEGVDAVIKHLRTKGDQAPPAPSVDNHSGAIPVFTDTVPLNSSLPQEVVSAPIVAPETMQQAVAQAPVEERRGSIGGWITLIIFILYYAISKRVANDLSARRYKNGWANPQLWFLIVVPVAGITFLNVYFPISWIEIRQIIILYLFLLVYIQVHFWILDKRLSSALKDQSNHDQYLKWQETHAYMEWANRIFPYPFFKSYWNNYTMRQQLLRDTPVTCIDCKKEMQRLSEDKDDAYLSNGQKAEERIESVDYDVWTCLHCTEKLVLDYRNLKSKATECPECHFQTMKFKSSQIVKTATTSAEGLGYKLSICSNCNFRDKAEFTIARISTSSGGSSSSRSSSSSSSSSSSSSRSSSSGGSSGGGGAGSSW; this comes from the coding sequence ATGCAAAAAGCAACGTATCTATTTTTTTTACTCGCCTTTACCCTTCTGTTTAGCTGCAGGCAAGCGCCAAAACCAGCAGATTATTTAAGCGCCATTCCTGATCCCAAAACACTTAATGAAAGTTATGTAAGTAACCCGGACAGTTTACTTACACCGGCTACTGTAGCTGCGTTAAATGGAAAATTAGCAACCCTGGATGACGAAGGCATTGCCCATATTGATGTGGTTTTTGTAAAGACGATTGGGGAAAACGTGCCCAAGGTCTTTGCACATGAACTGTTCAATACCTGGAAAATTGGCGATAAAGAGAAAGATAACGGCCTGCTGATCTTGATGGTGGAAGACCAGCGAAGGATGGAATTTGAAACCGGCTACGGACTGGAAGGCGTGCTTCCCGATGTAACCTGTTTCCAGATCCAGCAGCAATATATGGTACCACATGCCAAAAACGGAGATTATAACCGGGCAATCACGGAAGGTGTGGATGCCGTCATCAAACATCTTAGGACAAAAGGTGATCAGGCGCCCCCTGCCCCTTCAGTAGACAACCATTCGGGAGCAATTCCTGTATTCACAGATACAGTTCCTTTAAATTCATCACTTCCACAGGAAGTTGTTTCAGCACCGATTGTAGCTCCGGAAACGATGCAGCAGGCTGTTGCTCAGGCTCCTGTAGAAGAACGCCGCGGAAGCATAGGTGGCTGGATCACTTTAATCATTTTCATTTTATATTATGCCATCAGCAAAAGAGTTGCGAATGACCTCAGTGCCAGGCGGTATAAAAACGGATGGGCAAACCCCCAGCTTTGGTTTTTGATTGTTGTTCCCGTAGCGGGCATTACGTTTCTAAATGTTTATTTCCCCATCTCCTGGATTGAAATCAGACAAATTATCATCCTGTACCTGTTTTTGCTGGTGTATATCCAGGTTCATTTCTGGATCCTGGACAAGCGGTTATCCAGCGCTTTAAAAGACCAAAGTAACCACGATCAGTACTTAAAATGGCAGGAAACCCATGCTTATATGGAATGGGCAAACCGCATTTTCCCTTACCCCTTTTTTAAATCCTATTGGAACAACTATACAATGCGACAACAATTGTTAAGGGATACACCTGTTACCTGCATTGACTGTAAAAAAGAAATGCAGCGTTTATCGGAAGATAAGGATGATGCCTATTTATCGAACGGACAAAAAGCTGAAGAACGCATTGAATCTGTAGACTACGACGTATGGACTTGCTTACATTGTACAGAGAAACTGGTACTGGATTACAGAAATTTAAAATCTAAAGCAACTGAATGTCCGGAATGCCATTTCCAAACCATGAAATTTAAAAGCAGTCAGATTGTTAAGACTGCCACCACATCAGCAGAGGGGCTTGGCTATAAGCTTTCTATTTGCAGCAATTGCAATTTTAGGGATAAAGCTGAATTTACGATTGCGAGGATTTCGACTTCCTCTGGTGGATCTTCTTCCAGTCGCTCCTCCTCATCCAGTAGCAGCTCGTCTTCATCCAGCAGCAGGAGCAGCAGTAGCGGTGGTTCTTCCGGAGGAGGTGGTGCCGGCAGCAGCTGGTAA
- a CDS encoding PAS domain-containing hybrid sensor histidine kinase/response regulator: MNNQPASGAQVHFEKLFQLSNDLICVASNDGFFKQINPAFEKILGWDEEFLLHNTFHTLLHPEDVAIAAAQLEEFAKGTPAINLLLRTRCKDGTYKSIQWVTTPEPETGFLFCIGRDVTPEKEREALLYSSESRFRAFFENSQGLMCTHDLSGKLITVNTSGATLLGYAPQELIGRNLSDIILPAYIEDFRKYMSMLLRDGKASGLMHAQRRDGSLLILLFNNVLEKDAYKNQYVIGNAVDITERHRLETDLKHTQEMLEVTNKIARIGTWEVDVIGQKIFWSSVTKMIHGVEDDYKPVFEKAIEFYPPEDKVRIINAINEALEHGKSYDMEVQLQTAQGTMTWVRTIGTPEFKEGICKKIYGTFQDINESVQRRNELQRAKIHAEQANVAKSEFLANMSHEIRTPLNGIIGFTDLLLKSTLNAIQHQYLSIVNQSAGTLLSIINDILDFSKIEAGKLELDIERADLFELCSEVVDMLSYQAQAKDLKVLLNIPVDLPRFVNTDPVRLKQILVNLLGNAIKFTPKGEIELKISALSEISAAELLLRFEVKDTGIGIKKDKQAKIFDAFAQEDASTTKKYGGTGLGLTISNKLLSLMGSKLQLESAPDKGSCFFFDIKLPAEAGDKVLKPQKLNQVSFKIQSEEVTILVVEDNMINKLLAKTMIKRIIPHGSVLEANNGEEALALYEQADLILMDIQMPLMNGYEATKIIRAMETDRHIPIIALTAGNVKGEKEKCLEAGMDDFVTKPFSEETIVQLFKTWLNNI, translated from the coding sequence ATGAACAATCAGCCAGCTTCTGGAGCGCAGGTACATTTCGAAAAGCTTTTTCAGCTTTCAAATGACCTGATATGTGTTGCTTCCAATGATGGTTTTTTCAAGCAAATTAATCCGGCATTTGAGAAAATACTGGGATGGGACGAGGAATTTCTGCTTCACAATACCTTTCATACCTTACTGCACCCGGAAGATGTGGCTATCGCCGCAGCACAACTGGAAGAGTTTGCAAAGGGAACACCCGCAATTAACCTTTTGCTCAGAACAAGGTGCAAAGACGGGACTTACAAATCTATCCAATGGGTAACTACCCCGGAGCCGGAAACTGGATTTTTATTCTGCATTGGACGGGATGTTACACCAGAGAAGGAAAGAGAGGCTTTACTTTATAGTTCTGAAAGCCGGTTCCGTGCATTTTTTGAAAATTCGCAGGGACTGATGTGTACCCATGACCTCAGTGGAAAACTCATTACCGTGAATACCTCCGGAGCAACCCTGCTGGGTTATGCACCGCAGGAGCTGATTGGACGTAATCTTTCTGACATCATCCTTCCGGCATATATAGAAGACTTTAGAAAATACATGAGCATGCTACTACGGGATGGAAAGGCCAGTGGTTTAATGCACGCCCAGCGCAGGGACGGATCACTGCTGATCTTATTGTTTAATAATGTGCTGGAAAAAGATGCCTATAAAAATCAGTACGTAATTGGAAATGCGGTAGACATAACAGAGAGACACAGACTGGAAACAGATTTGAAGCATACCCAGGAAATGCTGGAAGTAACCAATAAGATTGCCCGTATAGGAACCTGGGAAGTTGATGTGATAGGGCAGAAGATTTTTTGGTCTTCTGTGACGAAAATGATCCATGGTGTTGAAGATGATTATAAGCCCGTTTTTGAAAAAGCAATTGAATTCTACCCTCCGGAAGATAAAGTGAGGATCATCAATGCGATTAATGAGGCGCTGGAACATGGAAAATCCTATGATATGGAGGTGCAGTTGCAAACAGCCCAGGGTACCATGACCTGGGTAAGAACAATAGGTACACCTGAATTTAAAGAGGGCATTTGCAAAAAAATCTACGGAACATTCCAGGACATTAATGAAAGTGTACAACGGCGGAACGAACTTCAGCGTGCCAAAATACACGCTGAACAAGCCAATGTAGCGAAATCTGAATTCCTGGCCAACATGAGCCATGAAATCCGCACACCCTTAAATGGAATTATCGGATTTACCGACCTGCTGCTTAAAAGTACCTTAAATGCCATACAGCACCAATACCTCTCCATTGTAAACCAGTCTGCCGGCACGTTACTCAGCATCATAAACGATATCCTTGATTTTTCTAAAATTGAAGCGGGGAAACTGGAACTTGACATTGAACGCGCTGACTTATTTGAGCTCTGCAGTGAGGTTGTAGATATGCTCAGTTATCAGGCCCAGGCCAAAGACTTGAAAGTACTGCTTAATATTCCGGTAGATTTGCCCCGCTTTGTGAATACCGACCCGGTTAGACTGAAGCAAATTCTGGTTAATTTATTGGGTAATGCCATTAAATTTACACCCAAGGGTGAAATTGAACTCAAAATAAGCGCCTTGAGCGAAATTAGCGCTGCAGAACTCTTGTTAAGGTTTGAGGTGAAGGATACTGGTATTGGGATTAAAAAAGACAAACAGGCTAAAATTTTCGATGCTTTTGCGCAGGAAGATGCCTCGACGACAAAGAAGTATGGTGGCACAGGGTTAGGACTTACCATTTCCAATAAGTTGCTGAGCCTGATGGGTAGTAAACTACAACTGGAAAGTGCTCCGGATAAAGGAAGCTGCTTCTTTTTCGATATAAAACTACCTGCTGAGGCTGGCGATAAAGTGTTGAAGCCTCAAAAACTGAACCAGGTCAGCTTTAAGATACAGTCTGAAGAAGTCACCATTCTCGTTGTGGAAGACAACATGATCAATAAACTGCTGGCTAAAACCATGATCAAAAGAATCATTCCTCATGGATCAGTATTGGAAGCCAATAATGGTGAAGAGGCCTTAGCGCTGTATGAACAGGCCGACCTGATTTTAATGGACATCCAAATGCCGCTGATGAATGGATATGAAGCCACAAAAATTATCAGGGCCATGGAAACCGACAGGCATATCCCCATTATTGCATTGACCGCCGGCAATGTAAAGGGCGAAAAGGAAAAGTGCCTGGAAGCAGGAATGGACGATTTTGTGACCAAGCCTTTCTCTGAAGAAACAATTGTACAATTGTTTAAGACCTGGCTGAATAATATTTAA